In Carnobacterium sp. CP1, the following are encoded in one genomic region:
- the fliS gene encoding flagellar export chaperone FliS encodes MGYNRNIPDVYKQNQILNATPKKLVILLYEGAIKNLKLAELSAAEKKIEATGNALIKAQDIIRELMSTLDFENGGEVAGNLNQLYDYLMTEIIKANISKQPEDIARSRVMLEELRDTWIEV; translated from the coding sequence ATGGGATACAATCGGAATATACCTGATGTCTATAAACAAAACCAAATCTTGAACGCAACACCTAAAAAACTGGTTATTTTACTGTATGAAGGAGCCATAAAAAACTTAAAGTTGGCTGAACTTTCAGCAGCTGAAAAGAAAATCGAAGCTACTGGAAATGCATTAATCAAAGCTCAAGATATTATTCGTGAATTGATGAGTACATTGGATTTTGAAAACGGCGGAGAAGTAGCTGGAAATTTGAACCAGCTTTATGACTATCTGATGACTGAAATCATTAAGGCAAATATATCTAAACAACCGGAAGATATAGCAAGAAGCCGAGTGATGTTGGAAGAGTTGCGGGATACTTGGATTGAAGTTTAA